Proteins encoded together in one Dehalococcoidales bacterium window:
- the rph gene encoding ribonuclease PH: MKRVDGRNYDELRPFQIIPDYQAFAEGSALIKLGKTHVLCAVTVEERVPSFLKGSGTGWITAEYAMLPRATVTRSQRDSVQGRVGGRNQEIQRLIGRSLRAVADLSALGERTLIVDCDVIQADGGTRTASITGAYVALYRAMEKLMHMGMIARMPLKSGVAATSVGIVNTYMMLDLCYDEDSRAAVDFNIVMTSKGEFVEVQGTAEGSPFTRRSIDDILVLGEKGIQQLFKAQQDVLKAGK; the protein is encoded by the coding sequence GTGAAAAGAGTTGACGGGCGTAACTATGATGAGCTGCGGCCTTTCCAGATAATTCCGGATTACCAGGCTTTCGCGGAGGGCTCGGCTTTAATCAAGCTGGGCAAGACCCATGTCCTCTGCGCCGTAACCGTGGAAGAGCGCGTGCCATCCTTCCTCAAGGGCAGCGGCACCGGCTGGATAACCGCCGAGTACGCCATGTTGCCCCGCGCCACCGTCACCCGCTCCCAGCGCGACTCCGTTCAGGGGCGTGTGGGCGGGCGCAATCAGGAAATCCAGCGCCTCATCGGGCGCTCGCTGCGGGCGGTGGCGGACCTGTCCGCTTTAGGGGAGAGGACGCTAATTGTGGATTGTGACGTCATCCAGGCGGACGGCGGCACCCGCACCGCCTCCATCACCGGCGCTTACGTGGCTTTGTACCGGGCAATGGAAAAGCTCATGCACATGGGCATGATTGCCCGCATGCCGCTGAAAAGCGGGGTGGCCGCCACCAGCGTCGGCATCGTCAACACTTACATGATGCTGGACCTCTGCTATGACGAGGACTCCCGGGCGGCAGTGGACTTCAACATCGTCATGACCAGCAAAGGGGAGTTCGTGGAAGTCCAGGGCACCGCCGAGGGCAGCCCCTTCACCCGCCGGTCCATAGATGACATCCTGGTGCTGGGGGAAAAGGGGATACAGCAGCTTTTCAAAGCCCAGCAGGATGTTTTGAAGGCTGGGAAGTAA
- a CDS encoding CBS domain-containing protein, with the protein MSNGDDKHPFMSKHLILVLALLLALLVTECLIFWLIGTNDQKDLLALTFGTFGTWIGAGAAYFFGRENMKTATESMLKINRSTKDILSNVSIKELNPRGINKLTLSDTISKALEWVNQKVQEYILVIIDDNGKFCAAVSDEAIYQYILKKKDLISDKSITVADFYKGIEEDTMKDLIDFYESSKNKDLVHLTKFAVELTEDMTAAAATQKIEQGHTYLGVILDSERKPTGYISTNDLRKYLMNY; encoded by the coding sequence ATGTCAAACGGCGACGATAAGCATCCTTTCATGTCAAAGCATTTGATTCTAGTATTAGCTTTACTACTTGCGCTGCTGGTCACCGAATGCCTGATATTTTGGCTAATCGGAACGAATGATCAAAAAGACCTGCTGGCTCTAACGTTCGGGACCTTCGGTACTTGGATTGGAGCCGGCGCCGCCTATTTTTTTGGGCGGGAGAACATGAAAACGGCGACCGAATCCATGCTTAAAATCAATCGTTCAACAAAAGATATTTTATCAAATGTATCCATAAAAGAATTGAACCCAAGAGGCATTAATAAACTTACACTATCCGATACAATCTCAAAAGCCCTAGAATGGGTAAATCAAAAAGTACAGGAGTATATCCTGGTCATAATTGATGACAACGGTAAATTTTGTGCGGCCGTAAGCGACGAGGCTATTTACCAATATATTTTGAAAAAGAAGGACCTGATTTCAGACAAGAGTATCACAGTAGCGGATTTTTATAAAGGCATAGAAGAAGATACGATGAAGGATCTCATCGACTTTTACGAGTCCTCGAAAAACAAGGACCTGGTTCATCTAACTAAATTTGCCGTTGAACTGACTGAAGACATGACGGCAGCCGCGGCTACCCAAAAAATAGAACAGGGCCATACCTACCTGGGCGTTATCCTGGATTCCGAGAGAAAGCCGACCGGCTATATCAGCACCAACGACCTGCGGAAATACCTCATGAACTATTGA
- a CDS encoding glutamate-5-semialdehyde dehydrogenase has translation MKNATDDLKARGRAAKVAAHRLAYLSTDIKNQALNNIADDILSRKDEILAANEKDYKAAKATGMGEALLDRLMLNDKRLEGIAADTRAVAALPDPVGDTYEMRTMPNGLQMGKKRVPIGVIGAIYESRPNVTVDIASLCLKSGNAVILRGGKETINSNTAIVKVLQAACKRAGMPAGCVQFVDNTDHALVDVMLKMNDVIDLIIPRGGAGLIKSVAENAVMPVLTGGIGVCHTYVDKAADIRKAVDIVYNAKVQRPTVCNALDTVLVHADIAEEYLPEMAAALNRDKVELHCDERALAVLAAEEGLKLMPATEADWGKEFLALIAAIKVVDSLEDALEHIEKYGSGHSEAIVTEDYGSAMRFLNEVDAAAVYVNASTRFTDGGQFGLGAEVGISTQKLHARGPMGLKELTTYKWIIFGTGQVRP, from the coding sequence ATGAAAAACGCCACCGATGATTTGAAAGCCAGGGGCCGGGCGGCCAAGGTTGCCGCGCACCGGCTGGCTTACCTTTCCACCGATATCAAGAACCAAGCCCTGAACAACATCGCCGATGATATCTTATCGAGGAAAGACGAAATCCTGGCCGCCAATGAAAAGGACTACAAAGCCGCCAAGGCTACCGGCATGGGAGAAGCTTTGCTCGACCGCCTGATGCTGAACGACAAACGGCTGGAGGGCATCGCGGCGGACACCCGCGCCGTGGCCGCTTTGCCGGACCCGGTGGGCGATACCTACGAAATGCGCACCATGCCCAACGGACTGCAAATGGGTAAGAAACGGGTGCCCATCGGGGTAATCGGGGCGATATACGAAAGCCGGCCCAACGTCACGGTGGACATAGCCTCACTGTGTTTGAAGTCCGGCAACGCCGTCATCCTGCGAGGCGGCAAAGAGACCATCAACTCCAATACCGCCATCGTGAAAGTGCTACAGGCGGCCTGCAAACGCGCGGGAATGCCCGCGGGGTGCGTACAGTTCGTCGATAATACCGACCACGCCCTGGTGGACGTGATGCTCAAGATGAATGACGTCATCGACCTGATTATTCCCAGGGGCGGGGCCGGCCTGATAAAGTCGGTGGCGGAAAACGCCGTAATGCCGGTGCTGACCGGGGGCATCGGCGTGTGCCATACCTACGTGGACAAAGCCGCGGATATCCGCAAGGCGGTGGACATAGTTTACAACGCCAAGGTGCAGCGGCCCACCGTCTGCAACGCCCTGGACACGGTGCTCGTCCACGCCGACATCGCGGAGGAATACCTGCCGGAGATGGCCGCCGCGCTGAACCGGGACAAGGTGGAGCTGCACTGCGACGAAAGGGCGCTGGCGGTGCTGGCGGCGGAAGAAGGACTGAAACTGATGCCCGCCACGGAGGCGGACTGGGGCAAGGAGTTCCTGGCGCTAATCGCGGCGATAAAGGTGGTGGACTCCCTGGAGGACGCGCTGGAGCACATCGAGAAATACGGCTCCGGGCATTCCGAGGCGATAGTCACCGAGGACTACGGCAGCGCCATGCGTTTTCTCAACGAGGTGGACGCCGCCGCCGTTTACGTTAACGCCAGCACGCGGTTCACGGACGGGGGGCAGTTCGGGCTGGGGGCGGAGGTGGGGATAAGCACGCAAAAGCTGCACGCGCGGGGGCCGATGGGGCTGAAGGAGCTGACCACCTACAAGTGGATTATCTTCGGGACGGGGCAGGTAAGGCCGTAG
- a CDS encoding type II toxin-antitoxin system HicA family toxin: protein MPRFGPIKRVAFIKFMRALGFEGPYSGTKHQFMIKGELRLRLPNPHQGEISSGLLSRILEQAGISRESWEKL, encoded by the coding sequence GTGCCGCGCTTCGGGCCTATCAAGCGGGTGGCTTTCATCAAATTCATGCGAGCGCTCGGTTTTGAAGGGCCTTATTCCGGCACCAAACACCAATTCATGATAAAAGGCGAGCTGCGCCTGCGTTTACCCAATCCACACCAGGGTGAAATAAGCAGCGGGCTTCTTTCCCGGATTCTCGAACAGGCAGGAATCAGCCGGGAGAGCTGGGAAAAGCTTTAG
- a CDS encoding DUF167 domain-containing protein has translation MSANKEEQGIRLAVKVTPNAGRNEITGFDEDTLRVKIAAPPDKGKANKELVDFLSGRLGVKKTSVAIIRGLTSRNKVISVTGISREEIIKRISG, from the coding sequence GTGAGCGCAAACAAGGAAGAACAGGGTATCCGGCTGGCGGTAAAGGTGACGCCCAACGCCGGCCGCAACGAGATAACCGGCTTTGATGAAGACACACTGAGGGTAAAGATTGCCGCGCCGCCGGACAAAGGCAAAGCCAACAAGGAACTGGTGGATTTTCTCAGCGGGCGGCTGGGGGTAAAAAAGACTTCCGTGGCCATTATCCGGGGGCTGACCAGCCGCAATAAAGTAATCAGCGTTACCGGCATCAGCCGGGAAGAAATCATCAAGCGCATTTCAGGCTAA
- the proB gene encoding glutamate 5-kinase: protein MNSKKTPKSSNPAYRRIVIKLGTKLLTGGTNHLDQAMMSSMAGQIARLHEQGAEIIIVSSGAIAAGRHKLGITGAVKGIPYKQVLASVGQSRLMNTYEQIFQPYNITVAQALLTKSAIADRAGYLNTRNTLMALMEMGVICIVNENDVISIDEIKEAKFGDNDNLSAMVANLVDADMLMILTDIAGLYTADPAKDPEAQLIPLVKKIDAGIKRLGANTASNLGTGGMITKIEAAQVATASGVHAVIADGKEKDIILRLASGENAGTHFPGAGEHLESRKRWMVSGLCTKGTLIVDAGAAAALQKQNRSLLAAGIQQAEGKFSRGDIVAVCDTAGTQIGCGITNYSAADISKIKGARSNKIAGLISIDYGPEVVHRNNLALLEREDTSAHR, encoded by the coding sequence ATGAACAGCAAAAAAACACCAAAATCATCAAATCCGGCCTACCGGCGCATCGTCATAAAGCTGGGGACCAAGCTGCTGACCGGCGGCACCAACCACCTGGACCAGGCGATGATGTCCAGCATGGCCGGGCAGATAGCCAGACTGCACGAGCAAGGCGCGGAAATCATCATCGTGTCTTCCGGGGCGATAGCGGCGGGGCGGCATAAGCTGGGCATCACCGGGGCGGTGAAAGGCATCCCCTACAAGCAGGTGCTGGCATCCGTGGGGCAAAGCCGGTTAATGAACACCTACGAGCAGATTTTCCAGCCGTACAACATCACCGTGGCGCAGGCCCTGCTGACCAAAAGCGCCATCGCCGACCGGGCCGGGTACCTCAACACGCGCAACACCCTGATGGCGCTGATGGAGATGGGGGTAATCTGCATCGTCAACGAGAACGACGTGATATCCATCGACGAAATCAAGGAAGCCAAATTCGGGGATAACGATAACCTTTCCGCGATGGTGGCGAACCTGGTGGACGCGGACATGCTGATGATACTGACGGACATCGCCGGTTTATATACGGCCGACCCCGCCAAAGACCCCGAGGCACAGCTCATACCGCTGGTCAAGAAAATAGACGCGGGGATAAAGCGGCTGGGGGCGAATACCGCCAGCAACCTGGGAACGGGCGGCATGATAACCAAGATAGAAGCGGCACAGGTGGCCACGGCCTCCGGGGTGCACGCGGTCATCGCGGACGGCAAGGAAAAAGATATTATCTTGAGATTAGCTTCCGGCGAGAACGCCGGCACGCATTTCCCCGGCGCCGGCGAGCACCTGGAAAGCCGGAAACGCTGGATGGTCTCCGGGCTGTGCACCAAAGGCACGCTGATAGTGGACGCCGGCGCCGCGGCGGCGCTGCAAAAGCAGAACCGCAGTCTGCTGGCGGCGGGCATACAGCAGGCGGAAGGAAAGTTCAGCCGGGGGGATATCGTGGCGGTATGCGATACGGCAGGGACGCAGATAGGCTGCGGCATCACCAACTACAGCGCCGCGGACATCAGCAAAATCAAGGGAGCCCGCTCCAACAAAATCGCCGGGCTGATTAGCATCGATTACGGACCGGAGGTAGTGCACCGCAACAACCTGGCGCTACTGGAAAGAGAGGACACAAGTGCCCACAGGTAA
- a CDS encoding MBL fold metallo-hydrolase, with protein sequence MKLANNLYGYPEQGMMDCNTYVIAGGPGIIVDPGNPAYLNVKVAGMKEDGIDIKNIGLIVNTHLHIDHSAANEAFKALSGARIALHPVQKRNYQMVVVDGTRLFGEEPAEFKEDLLLGESRLSFGGIDLELIPAPGHSPDCVCYYWREPKVLFCGDVLFQMNTGRVDLPGGSADDLKISIEALSRLDIELLLPGHMGGVAGADGVKRNFEHIRNNVFPWL encoded by the coding sequence ATGAAACTGGCAAATAATCTATACGGCTACCCGGAGCAGGGCATGATGGACTGCAATACTTACGTCATCGCCGGCGGCCCCGGCATCATCGTGGACCCCGGCAATCCGGCCTATCTCAACGTGAAGGTGGCGGGGATGAAAGAGGACGGTATTGATATTAAGAATATCGGCCTTATCGTCAATACCCACCTGCATATCGACCACTCCGCCGCCAACGAGGCGTTCAAGGCCCTTTCCGGCGCCAGGATTGCCTTGCACCCCGTCCAGAAGCGGAACTATCAGATGGTGGTGGTGGACGGCACCCGCCTTTTCGGGGAGGAGCCGGCGGAGTTCAAAGAGGACCTGTTGTTGGGTGAAAGCCGCCTGTCTTTCGGTGGCATTGACCTGGAGCTGATTCCCGCCCCCGGCCACTCGCCGGACTGCGTCTGCTATTACTGGCGGGAGCCCAAGGTACTCTTTTGCGGCGATGTTCTGTTTCAGATGAACACCGGCCGCGTTGACCTGCCCGGCGGCAGCGCCGACGACCTCAAGATTTCTATTGAAGCCCTTTCCCGGCTGGACATCGAGCTGCTGCTCCCCGGTCACATGGGTGGCGTCGCTGGGGCGGACGGGGTCAAGCGTAACTTCGAGCATATCAGGAATAACGTTTTTCCGTGGCTTTAG
- a CDS encoding helix-turn-helix domain-containing protein, translating into MPAKKHPETVKLTSKNIADYCQVSKSTVLEWIKSDRLKAFRLPSGHYRIDKKDFKDFLVKWNMPVKGWPFDNKLR; encoded by the coding sequence TTGCCAGCTAAAAAACATCCGGAAACGGTAAAGTTAACCTCCAAGAATATCGCGGACTATTGCCAGGTAAGCAAAAGCACGGTGCTGGAATGGATCAAGAGCGACCGGCTTAAAGCTTTCCGGCTGCCCAGCGGCCATTACCGCATCGATAAAAAGGACTTCAAGGACTTCCTGGTCAAGTGGAACATGCCCGTCAAGGGATGGCCTTTCGATAACAAGCTCAGGTAA
- a CDS encoding CinA family protein, which produces MHGIAYEIGELLRQKGLTLGAVESATGGLISHLITNVPGSSDYFKGSVTAYANETKMKVIGVKTATLQKYGSVSPQVAEEMAAGGRKALAVDICVADTGIAGPGGATPGKAVGLFYIGLAHQGGAFSRKHEFHAAREENKLAAAETALKWVKEYLLGLE; this is translated from the coding sequence ATGCACGGCATCGCATATGAAATCGGTGAGCTATTAAGGCAAAAGGGCCTCACCCTGGGCGCGGTGGAGTCCGCCACCGGCGGGCTGATATCCCACCTTATCACTAACGTCCCCGGCAGCTCGGACTACTTTAAAGGCTCGGTCACCGCTTACGCCAACGAGACCAAGATGAAGGTTATCGGCGTCAAAACGGCCACGCTGCAAAAGTACGGCTCGGTCAGCCCGCAGGTCGCCGAGGAAATGGCCGCCGGCGGCCGCAAAGCTTTAGCGGTGGATATCTGCGTGGCGGATACGGGGATAGCCGGGCCGGGCGGCGCCACGCCGGGTAAAGCGGTAGGGCTTTTCTATATCGGCCTGGCCCATCAAGGCGGCGCCTTCAGCCGTAAACACGAGTTCCACGCCGCGCGGGAGGAAAACAAACTCGCCGCCGCGGAAACGGCCTTGAAATGGGTTAAAGAATATTTGCTTGGCCTCGAATGA
- a CDS encoding LysR family transcriptional regulator has product MGKKKAAGKSVPEFGVKHGQRFGHPPESGIVVKSKVWLEKDGKLLMGWGRAMLLERIDELGSISAAARSMKLTYRNAWLWVEAMNRLSPRPLVVKSTGGAKGGFARLTDEGREIIREFKEKRASVREAVNR; this is encoded by the coding sequence ATGGGTAAGAAAAAAGCCGCGGGTAAAAGCGTACCGGAGTTCGGGGTGAAGCACGGGCAGCGTTTCGGCCACCCGCCGGAGTCCGGCATCGTGGTGAAAAGCAAGGTCTGGCTGGAAAAAGACGGTAAGCTTTTAATGGGGTGGGGCCGGGCGATGCTGCTGGAGCGCATTGACGAGCTGGGCTCGATATCGGCGGCGGCCCGCTCCATGAAGCTGACCTACCGCAACGCCTGGCTCTGGGTGGAGGCGATGAACCGCCTCTCGCCCCGGCCGCTGGTGGTAAAGTCCACCGGGGGCGCTAAGGGCGGCTTCGCCCGCCTGACTGACGAGGGCCGGGAAATCATCCGGGAATTCAAGGAAAAGCGCGCCAGCGTCCGGGAGGCCGTCAACCGCTAG
- a CDS encoding type II toxin-antitoxin system HicB family antitoxin encodes MLTEYVQAALKKAKYEILPDDGSYYGEIPGFKGVYANAATLEECRNELREVLEDWILVGISRHSPLPIIDGIELKVKETV; translated from the coding sequence ATGTTGACCGAATATGTCCAGGCGGCGCTGAAAAAGGCCAAATACGAGATTCTGCCTGACGACGGCAGCTATTACGGTGAAATACCGGGCTTCAAAGGCGTCTACGCCAACGCCGCAACGCTTGAAGAATGCCGCAATGAGCTCCGGGAAGTCCTGGAAGACTGGATATTGGTGGGTATTTCCCGCCATTCACCTTTACCCATTATCGACGGCATTGAACTGAAGGTGAAGGAAACCGTATAG
- a CDS encoding DUF4349 domain-containing protein — MKKILLGLLILIMLTGTVVACARNESPAKVTLPDATYAHNEAAISWDGAITPPATITLPIPTVIMSGDSSKGGDYAYSSAQTTSSSDRMVIMNGYLTLVVDDVSIAMSQITALAGANGGFVISSSLQEDQNRLYASIAFRVDSAKYNETLAALHALAVDIRAESTSGQDVTEQYVDLSARLTNLEASEAQLLELMKMAGDVDDILNVQRELTNTRGQIEQIKGQMQYLEESSALALINVTLEQSKLTVEFNANTRTVNQGEAVQFYPSIVGGFAPYSYTWDFGDGETSTEANPSHAYHKSGNFTVTVKITDDKGNPAEYTRTDYITVMGGWSGGSVGGNAWNALLAFFRGVAAFFIWLGIFSPIWIAILIILYFAWWRRRKNRKQAQ; from the coding sequence GTGAAAAAAATTTTACTCGGTCTGTTGATTCTCATCATGCTTACCGGCACGGTGGTTGCCTGTGCCCGGAATGAAAGCCCCGCCAAGGTCACTTTGCCGGACGCAACTTACGCGCACAATGAAGCGGCGATTTCCTGGGATGGCGCTATAACGCCCCCGGCAACTATAACGCTGCCCATTCCCACCGTGATTATGTCGGGGGACAGTTCTAAAGGCGGGGACTATGCTTATAGCTCCGCCCAGACGACCTCTTCCTCCGACCGTATGGTTATCATGAACGGCTACCTGACCCTGGTCGTCGATGATGTTTCCATCGCCATGTCGCAGATAACCGCTCTGGCCGGCGCCAACGGGGGTTTCGTCATCAGCTCCAGCCTCCAGGAAGACCAGAACCGGCTCTACGCCAGCATCGCTTTCCGCGTGGACTCCGCTAAATACAATGAGACCCTCGCCGCGCTGCATGCCCTGGCCGTGGATATCAGGGCGGAAAGCACCTCGGGACAGGATGTGACCGAACAGTACGTCGACCTCTCCGCCCGGCTGACCAATCTTGAGGCCTCTGAAGCCCAGCTCCTCGAGCTGATGAAAATGGCTGGCGATGTCGATGATATTCTCAATGTCCAGCGCGAGCTTACCAATACCCGGGGCCAAATCGAGCAGATTAAAGGGCAGATGCAGTACCTGGAGGAAAGCTCCGCCCTGGCCCTGATTAACGTTACCCTGGAGCAGTCCAAGCTTACCGTCGAGTTCAACGCCAATACCCGGACTGTCAACCAGGGGGAAGCTGTGCAGTTCTATCCTAGCATTGTCGGCGGGTTCGCCCCTTACAGCTATACGTGGGACTTCGGCGACGGTGAAACCAGCACCGAGGCCAACCCGTCCCATGCCTACCACAAGAGCGGCAACTTCACCGTCACCGTTAAGATAACCGACGATAAAGGCAATCCCGCCGAGTATACCCGGACGGACTATATCACCGTGATGGGAGGCTGGAGCGGCGGCAGCGTGGGCGGCAACGCCTGGAACGCCCTCTTGGCTTTCTTCCGCGGCGTGGCTGCCTTCTTCATCTGGCTGGGTATTTTCAGCCCCATCTGGATCGCCATCCTGATAATCCTGTACTTCGCCTGGTGGCGCCGGCGCAAGAACAGGAAGCAGGCGCAATAG